The window CCCTCATCAGTCCAGTCCAGCCGCAGTCGGCGCACACGAACAACATCGTCGTGTTGAGGAGCCGCGCCTTAGCGCTCTCCAGGACCAACCTCTTCAGCCGCTCCGGCGGTATTACCTCGAGCCTATGGGCTAGCTTGTCGTAGGCCACCTTGCCTAGATGTGTCGGGCCTCTCGCCACCTTCACGGATATCCTCCCCTCCTTGATCTGTTGCAGGACGCGCCAGAGCGACTCGAGGTCCAGATCTTGCTCTAGAGCTTCCCTCAAGGCCTCGTCGAACACGGGAGTTCCGCTGAAGGCCTCGACGAGCTTTCCTATACTCACGCTGTATATGTCGGCCTCCTTGTCCACGGCGCCGAACCTCTTGGCCACGTAGAGGAACCTCCTCTTGAAGGAGCCGGACTTTATGAGGGCCGACTTCACGAGCTCGGCCAGCTCCACCGGCTGGAGATCGGCGAGTCTCCTCAAGGCCGCCACGACGGCCTCGACCGGGAGGCTCCGCGAGGACTGTATTATGACCGAGTAGGGATCTTGGTGGAAGCCCACCGGCATGTCCAGCTCCTTGATCAACAACTCGCCGAGGAGCTTCGAGAGCGTCCTGTTTGCCAGCGTGCCGAGGTGGGCGTGGACCACCACGACGTTCTCCGCGAACTGCTCCACCACCACTGTCTTGTCGTCGGGTAGATACTCGGGCGGCTGTTTATACAGCTCCTCGGCGACGTATTCGGCGGCGGCTTTAGACATGCCCATGCGGACGAGCGCCTCCGCCGCCTTGGCCCTATCGCCGAGGGCTCTGAGCTCTCTCTTCAAGGCCCCGACCCCTTGCGCCACCTCGAACGGCACCGGTATCTCCTCGCCCACCCAGCTCGGTATGGCCCCCGACGGGTCGTCCACCTCCACCACCTTTATCGCTCTGCCATCTACCTCAGTTATCAGCCAAGGCCTCCCCCTAAAAACGAACTTGACTCCCGGCGTGCCGTACTCGGCCACGAAAGCCTCGTCGAGCGTCCCTATGAGCTCGCCCGTCTTGGCGTCGACCACGGCGTATTGCCTCTCGTCGGGTATCATGGAGAGCGTCTCGAAGAAATACCTGTAGAACCCCCTATTGCGCGGCCGCACTACCACGTCGTCTTCCTCGAAGTAGAGGGCCAGCCTCGGCTTCAGCTGGTCCATGAACTTGGCGACTCTACGGAGCTCCTCCAGGGTGAGATCCCTGTAGGGATACGCCCTCTTGATAATCTCGTAGAGCTCCTGGAGCTTCCAACGGGGCCTCAACATGAGGAAGGCGGCGATCTGGTTCGCCAAGACGTCGTAGGGCTTGTAGGGCACCTTCGTGGCCTCGAGGAGGCCCGCCTTGGCTCTCCTGACGATCTCGAAGGCCTCCAGCACGTCGTTCACGTCGTCGCCTATTATCACTCCTCGAGGCACCAAGGTCAGCCTATGCCCGCTTCTGCCCACTCTCTGGACCAGCCTCACGACTTGGTGCGGCGAGAGGTACTGGATCACTAAGTCAACGTGGCCTATATCTATTCCCAGCTCCAGGCTCGAGGTGGCGACGACTGCCTTCAACCTGCCGCTCTTCAAGCCATTCTCGACGGAGAGTCTGACCATCTTGGAGAGCGATGAGTGGTGGACCGAGGCGGGCAGGTCCGGATACGCCTGCGCGAGCCTGAAGCCCAACAGCTCGGCCATGCTCCTCGTGTTAACGAAGATGAGCGTCGTCCTATTCCTCTCGACCAGCTCCTTTATAGTCCTCAGACGCGCCACGACGTCCTCGTGGGTGGACAGCCGTTGGGCGTCGGCGCGGTCCCTATCGTCGGGAATGGGCCTAACTACCTCCAACTTCATGTGCCTCACCACGTTCACCTGGACAACCTCGTAGGGCCTCCCGACGCCGAACAAGAACTTGGCGACCTCGTCGACCGAGCCGACGGTTGCCGAGAGCCCGATTATCTGCAGATCCCTGCCGACGTGGTACCTAAGCCGCTCGAGAGTGACGCTGAGCTGGACGCCCCTCTTGTCCTCGGCCAGCTCGTGCACCTCGTCAACAATTACCCACCTCAGCTGCTTCAAGTGCTCCAGCAACCTCTTGCCGGTGAGTATCGCCTGGAGCATCTCGGGCGTCGTTATGAGCATGTGCGGCGGGTTGCGGCTCTGCCTCTGCCTATCCGCCTCGTCGGTATCGCCGTGTCTGACGTCGACCGATATGCCCAGCTTGGCCCCCCACCACTTCAGTCTGTCCAACAGATCTCGGTTGAGGGCGCGGAGGGGGGTTATGTAGAGGATGTATATGCCGGGCTCCGTCGCGCCCAGCTCCAGGAACTTGGAGAAGACGGGCAGTATGGCGGCCTCGGTCTTCCCCGACCCGGTCGGGGCTATGATCAAGACGTTGCGGCCCTCCAGCACCAGCGGTATGGCCAGCCTCTGGGGCTCCGTGGGCTCGTTGAACCCCTTCTCGGCTAGAGCCGCCCTAATCGCTTCGTGCAACGCGGCGAAGGCCACGACGCGGGGATTACCTGCGAAATAAAAACGTTTTCAGAATACATCGATCCCCTTAGAGTAATATATATTAAGGAGCTCCTCCCCGCCTCCATGCGCCTTCCTGCCCTGTTGCCTTTACTGGCCGCGCTCGTCCTGGCCTTCCCATCGACGTTCCAAATATTGGTGGGGCCGAACGCGACTATTCCCGTCTCGATCAACGGATCCGCGTTGGTGGTCAACGGAACTAGATACAACGTGCCCCAGCTCCCATACACGTGGATTGCCTTCCCGCCGTCTGCCAAGAGCTATTTAGCGGTCGTAGGCTTGAGCTACCCGTTCTCCGCATGTCAGTTCGCCTCGACGCCCGATGGCTTCTCGGTGTCTTGCGAACAGAACCAGCCCATGACGGTTGTCTACGTGGCCTCGCCCGGCTACAGCCTATACTGCGATCAACAGCCCCTGTCGCGGCAACTCGAGGGACAGGTGGGGGTACTTCAGTTCAACTCTCTGCGGCTCGACTGCCGGCTGATAAGAGGCGCGGTCGGCGCTACGTTGAACCCGTCTCTAGGCTTGCTTACAGCCGTCCTGGGCGCGGTCGCGTCCGCCTTAGGTATTGCGTTTGCCGGGCTCCTCCTGGCGATGGTCCTCAAGCAAAGAGGAGGAGAAGCGTCTTCTCGGTGACCATCCCTATCACGTTCCCGCTTTCTCTGTCCACGACAGGCACGCCGCCCACGTCGTACTCCAACATCTTCTTAACTATATCGGTCACGTAGTCGTCTGGCGAGGCCAAGAATATTGGGGACTTGGCTATGTTGATGGCGTATTCGTTGACGATCTCGTCAACGTCGCCTTCCTTGGCCTTGTTGAACGTCGACTCGTCGGCGAAGTAGCGCAACACGTCCTTCGCGTGTAGCATGGAGATGACCTTGCCCTTCTCGTCGACTATGGGGTACCTCCTGAATCTGTATACTGTGATGCCCTCGAGCGCGTCCATGACCGTGGAGTACTTGGTCAAGACGTACACGATCCTCGTCATCACGTCTCTGATCTGGTGGGGGAACCCGGCCTGAGCCACTATCTTCATGGCGTCCCACTCGGTGAAGATTCCCACAAGCCTTCCGTCCTCGTCGACAACAGGCATGGAGCCGAAGTTGTGTTTGAGGAAGAGCGATATGGCCTCCCCCACCGTCATGTTGGGCCTCGCCGTTATGACGTTCCGCGTGGCGAACTCTATCGCGGGCCGCATGTAGACGTCGCCGTATAGGGATTTGCCGCCCGACTCGACGAAGGAGTATATGGCGTCCAGGATATCCAACGCGGTTATTATGCCGAGGAGGCTCTTGTCCTTCACTATGGGCAACCTCCTTATGTCTAGCTCGACCATCTTGCGCAAGGCGTCTATCACCTTGTCCTTCTCGCCTAAAGTCACCACGTTCTTCGTCGCAACTTCAGCCAGAGGCGTCGACAATACGTCCACATATCAACCACCTACTATGTTTATAAATGCTACTCTCGGCGGGCGGCCGCTCGCGCTTAGCCGATCGGCGGCTGCCTCTCGGGCGATCTGGCCAGGAGCCATTCGGCCAAGGCCCTAAACGCCTTTCCTCTATGGGAGAAGGCCGACTTCTCCTCCAGGCTCATCTCGGCGAACGTCTTAGTGTGGCCGGCAGGCACGAAGATGGGGTCGAATCCGAACCCGCCAGAGCCTCTGGGCTCGCCTATTATGAAGCCCTCGGCGATCCCGGCGAAGACCTTGACAGACCCCTCCACGCATATCGCCACGGCCGACTTAAAACGCGCCGATCTATTCTCTACGCCGGTCATGAGCTTGAGGATCCCGGCGATCCCTAGAGTTCGGTAGACGTACTCCGAGTAGGGGCCCGGGAACCCGTTGAGCGCATCTATGTAAAGCCCGGCGTCCTCCACGGCGACGAGCTCCTCGCCGAGCTCGCACAGCCTCCTCGCGGCAACCTCCGCGACGGCCTCCACGTCGTCTGCCTGTATCTCGAGCTTCTCGACGTCCTTCTGCTCCACCTCTATGGAGTACTCGCCGAGGACGTGCCTCGCCTCGGCAACCTTGTGAGGGTTCGATGTCGCAAGGTAGATCCGCACGCCACGTCGCCGGCGCCGCGTTTTATTGTTTACGGTCCGGCGCGGTTCAAAATTTATAATACGGCCTCTTCGTAGGGCCGTGCACGTCCCCTACGCCCGCGAAGAGCTGGAGGTTCCTCAAGGAGTCTCCGTGTCGGTGGAGAAGATAGGGCTTTTCGACTACAAGGTGGCGGTCAAGGGACCTCTGGGCTCTATCGAGAGAGTCTACAGAAATGTCCCGGTCTCCATATCCATGTCGGAGGGCAAGATCGTGCTGGAGGTCTTCGGGGCCAGGAAGAGGGAGTACGCAATACTGGGCACGATAAAGGGCGAGCTGAAGAACGCCTTCTTGGGCGTCACCAGAGGGTGGAGGTACAAGCTCAAGATAATATACACTCACTTCCCTATGTTGGTCAAGGTACAGGGAAGCCAGCTCACCATAGAGAACTTCCTCGGCAGGAAGTCCAAAATTGTGCTCGAGATACCTAAGTCCGTGAAGGTCCAGCTACAGGGGAAGGAGGACATAGTCGTCGAGGGGATAGACCGCGACGTCGTCAGCCAGTTCGCGGCCAATATCCAGAGGGCGACCGAGCTCCACGGAGACGAGAAGCCGGCACCGCACGGCCGCGAGGGAGGCCTCGGAGTGGTCGACGGCATATATGTCTACGGAGTCGAACACGTCAAGTGAGCTGGAGGCGATACTCAGAAGGAAGGCCCTCCAGCTCCTGTCCGGCGGCCGGCGTTGTTGCTCGGTGAAGTATCCCGTCGGCTATGTGTTGAACAGCGTGGAGGAGCTGGGCGAGGCGGTCAAGAGCTGTAGGGCGGCCTTTGTGATGTTCTTCGGGAGGACTTGTCCCTACTGCAGAGCGTTCGACCCCATATTCAGACATGTAGGCGCGAAATACGCAGATCTGGCCAACTTCGTCAAGGCCGAGGTGGAGAGGTTTGCCTTCACCGCGTCAGCGCTGGGGGTTATGGGTACTCCGACAACATTCGCGTTCGTGGACGGCGAGCCTGCCGAGGCACTGCCCGGCTTCGCCATAGCCCCCGTCTTCGAACAATTCGTCCAGCGGAATCTGCGGAGCGCCCGTTGCGGCTAGGGGCCAACTGATTTAAATACACAATACGCCGGCTGTATGGTCAGGGTAGTCATAATAGGCGGGGGAGCGGCCGGCGCGTCTGCGGCCGCTAGGGCCAGGAGGCTCGACCCCAACGCCGAGATTGTCATGGTGGAGGCCGGCTCAATGATCACCCACGCCCCCTGCGGCATACCCTACGCCGTCAGCGGCGTGGTGGCCGACTACAAGAGCCTCATGACCTATACGCCCGAGGAGTTCGAGAAAGAGAGGAATATAAAGGTGCTCATAAACGCCAAGGCGGTAGACGTAGACCCCGACAAGAGGACGGTGACGGTCGTCAGAGGCGGGAGGAGCGAGACGTTGCAGTGGGACAAGCTGATAGTGGCCACGGGGGCCAAGCCTCTCGTGCCCAAGATCCCCGGCGTCGATCTGCCCGGCATATTGACGGTGCGGTTGCCCGACGACGTGCCTCTGCTGAAGTCGGAGCTCGCAGACGCGTCGACGGTCGGCATAGTCGGCGGCGGGTACATAGGCGTGGAGATGGCGGAGGCCCTCCTCCATCTAGGCAAGAAGGTGATCCTCTTCGAGATGATGGACAGACTGCTCCCGGCGGCCCTAGACGCCGATATGTCCTCCGTATTGGCCGAGGAGATGAAGAAGCGCGGCGTGGATCTCCACTTGGGCGAGAAGGTGGTGGAGTTCAGGGGATTCGGCGGGAAGGTCTCGGCGGTTGTGACGGAGAAGGGCGAGTATAAGGTCGATAAGGTGATACTCGCCGTGGGCGTCAAGCCCGACGCGGACCTCGCGTTGAAGGCCGGCGCGAAG of the Thermoproteus uzoniensis 768-20 genome contains:
- a CDS encoding DEAD/DEAH box helicase; translation: MAFAALHEAIRAALAEKGFNEPTEPQRLAIPLVLEGRNVLIIAPTGSGKTEAAILPVFSKFLELGATEPGIYILYITPLRALNRDLLDRLKWWGAKLGISVDVRHGDTDEADRQRQSRNPPHMLITTPEMLQAILTGKRLLEHLKQLRWVIVDEVHELAEDKRGVQLSVTLERLRYHVGRDLQIIGLSATVGSVDEVAKFLFGVGRPYEVVQVNVVRHMKLEVVRPIPDDRDRADAQRLSTHEDVVARLRTIKELVERNRTTLIFVNTRSMAELLGFRLAQAYPDLPASVHHSSLSKMVRLSVENGLKSGRLKAVVATSSLELGIDIGHVDLVIQYLSPHQVVRLVQRVGRSGHRLTLVPRGVIIGDDVNDVLEAFEIVRRAKAGLLEATKVPYKPYDVLANQIAAFLMLRPRWKLQELYEIIKRAYPYRDLTLEELRRVAKFMDQLKPRLALYFEEDDVVVRPRNRGFYRYFFETLSMIPDERQYAVVDAKTGELIGTLDEAFVAEYGTPGVKFVFRGRPWLITEVDGRAIKVVEVDDPSGAIPSWVGEEIPVPFEVAQGVGALKRELRALGDRAKAAEALVRMGMSKAAAEYVAEELYKQPPEYLPDDKTVVVEQFAENVVVVHAHLGTLANRTLSKLLGELLIKELDMPVGFHQDPYSVIIQSSRSLPVEAVVAALRRLADLQPVELAELVKSALIKSGSFKRRFLYVAKRFGAVDKEADIYSVSIGKLVEAFSGTPVFDEALREALEQDLDLESLWRVLQQIKEGRISVKVARGPTHLGKVAYDKLAHRLEVIPPERLKRLVLESAKARLLNTTMLFVCADCGWTGLMRVGEVYEVKCPKCGGKLGVVRYFSTDNLEREVRRRSEEVVKSREILERYGWRGLYALASRIPIEELEAVLAKADGADLNKLTELLVESEKEHLKARLLEA
- a CDS encoding CBS domain-containing protein, which codes for MDVLSTPLAEVATKNVVTLGEKDKVIDALRKMVELDIRRLPIVKDKSLLGIITALDILDAIYSFVESGGKSLYGDVYMRPAIEFATRNVITARPNMTVGEAISLFLKHNFGSMPVVDEDGRLVGIFTEWDAMKIVAQAGFPHQIRDVMTRIVYVLTKYSTVMDALEGITVYRFRRYPIVDEKGKVISMLHAKDVLRYFADESTFNKAKEGDVDEIVNEYAINIAKSPIFLASPDDYVTDIVKKMLEYDVGGVPVVDRESGNVIGMVTEKTLLLLFA
- a CDS encoding XTP/dITP diphosphatase; its protein translation is MRIYLATSNPHKVAEARHVLGEYSIEVEQKDVEKLEIQADDVEAVAEVAARRLCELGEELVAVEDAGLYIDALNGFPGPYSEYVYRTLGIAGILKLMTGVENRSARFKSAVAICVEGSVKVFAGIAEGFIIGEPRGSGGFGFDPIFVPAGHTKTFAEMSLEEKSAFSHRGKAFRALAEWLLARSPERQPPIG
- a CDS encoding 50S ribosomal protein L6, with translation MHVPYAREELEVPQGVSVSVEKIGLFDYKVAVKGPLGSIERVYRNVPVSISMSEGKIVLEVFGARKREYAILGTIKGELKNAFLGVTRGWRYKLKIIYTHFPMLVKVQGSQLTIENFLGRKSKIVLEIPKSVKVQLQGKEDIVVEGIDRDVVSQFAANIQRATELHGDEKPAPHGREGGLGVVDGIYVYGVEHVK
- a CDS encoding thioredoxin family protein, which codes for MSTESNTSSELEAILRRKALQLLSGGRRCCSVKYPVGYVLNSVEELGEAVKSCRAAFVMFFGRTCPYCRAFDPIFRHVGAKYADLANFVKAEVERFAFTASALGVMGTPTTFAFVDGEPAEALPGFAIAPVFEQFVQRNLRSARCG
- a CDS encoding FAD-dependent oxidoreductase, translated to MVRVVIIGGGAAGASAAARARRLDPNAEIVMVEAGSMITHAPCGIPYAVSGVVADYKSLMTYTPEEFEKERNIKVLINAKAVDVDPDKRTVTVVRGGRSETLQWDKLIVATGAKPLVPKIPGVDLPGILTVRLPDDVPLLKSELADASTVGIVGGGYIGVEMAEALLHLGKKVILFEMMDRLLPAALDADMSSVLAEEMKKRGVDLHLGEKVVEFRGFGGKVSAVVTEKGEYKVDKVILAVGVKPDADLALKAGAKLGETGAVAVNEYMETGAPDVYAAGDVAEKVHRVTGRKVWIPLAPSANKEGQVAGGNAVKGRVLRFPGVVGTAVTKFFDLYVARTGLSEEEAQKLGIKYDKAVIKARTKAQYYPGYAPVHVKMLADQSGRILGVQVLGWDHIVAAYADIAAVAVERGATIEDLFFADIGYMPATAPVWHPLIVAARVLSRGKL